From the Solanum pennellii chromosome 4, SPENNV200 genome, one window contains:
- the LOC107015789 gene encoding protein LIKE COV 2-like, producing MAEEKDPTSIPLSQASEDPEDPIKSTPASPNSSTRKACCYFLQSWVSKKFMTGCVVLFPVAVTFFVTWWFIQFVDGFFSPLYEQLGIDIFGLGFVTSLVFVFLVGVFVSSWLGATVFWIGEWIIKRMPFVRHLYSASKQISSAVSPDQNTTAFKEVAIIRHPRVGEYAFGFITSSVTLQTEEGDEELYSVFVPTNHLYIGDVLLVNANDVIKPNMSIREGIEIIVSGGMTMPQRISHVARVARQSERIPLNRIK from the exons ATGGCGGAAGAGAAGGATCCCACTTCTATACCACTAAGTCAAGCTTCTGAAGATCCTGAAGACCCCATCAAATCTACTCCTGCTTCACCCAATTCTTCTACCCGCAAG GCTTGCTGTTATTTTCTTCAAAGTTGGGTATCTAAGAAGTTTATGACTGGATG TGTGGTTCTCTTCCCTGTGGCGGTTACATTCTTTGTGACATGGTGGTTTATTCAGTTTGTTGATGGTTTCTTCAGTCCACTATATGAACAACTTGGCATTGACATATTTG GACTAGGATTTGTCACATCTCTTGTTTTTGTATTCTTAGTTGGAGTTTTTGTTTCATCCTGGCTGGGTGCTACTGTTTTTTGGATTGGGGAATGGATTATTAAGCGAATGCCATTTGTCAGACACTTATATTCGGCTTCAAAGCAGATCAGTTCTGCAGTGTCTCCAG ATCAAAACACCACCGCTTTTAAGGAAGTGGCAATCATTCGTCATCCCCGTGTGGGGGAATATGCTTTTGGTTTTATAACATCATCAGTTACCCTTCAG ACAGAAGAAGGGGATGAAGAATTGTATAGTGTTTTTGTCCCTACAAACCATTTGTACATTGGTGATGTACTCCTGGTTAACGCCAATGATGTCATAAAACCAAACATGTCCATCCGTGAAGGCATTG AGATCATTGTTTCCGGAGGAATGACCATGCCTCAAAGGATCTCTCATGTGGCAAGAGTTGCGCGACAAAGTGAAAGAATTCCACTGAAcagaataaagtaa